The stretch of DNA AAACCGGGTTTCTATGAAAAATCTCCGTTTCTCAACTAGAAATCTCCGAAGAAACCCGGTTTCTGACTTAGCCTGTGTGCGTATTTGAAACTTTTGGATCGGGGAAATGGGGTCGCGGCAATCCTCCTGCCTCTACCGTTGTATAACTTTGGAGAATTGGTATAAGGTGGGATTCCCACCTTACAAATTATATCGGTCTGTGTCTATTGGTTTTGCCGCTCTAACCAAGTAGTTAAATCTGTGAGTTGAGAGAAGTCTAAAAGTGCCTCAGCTAGTTCTTCCAATTCAGTTAGGGATAATGATTGAATTTGAGTTTGGAGCTCAGGTGCGATCGCGCCTAAACGTCTAGTGAGTAAGCGCATAATCAGCGATAAGGCCTCCTCTTGCTTTCCTTGTGGAATTCCTTGTTGAATTCCTTGTTGAACTCCTTGTTGAACCCCTCGTTCCAATCCTTCTTCAAGGATTGCTTGATAAGTTACAGATTCCCGCATAAGATCGTTCCTAAATAGTTGGCGAATCAAATCTCTTTCAAACCGCAGACCGGCGAGAATATCGGCACAGGTTAACAGATTCCGCCGCTCATCGATTGGCTCAATTTTAGCAACTTCTTGGGCAACTTGTGCGAGCAAGGATGCCGGGGAGTCGCTGCGATTGCAAGCCTCTGGTATTGTTATTATTTTGATAACATTAGGTTTTTAATGTACTCCCTAAATACAGGTTGAAGTGTGAAAAG from Kamptonema formosum PCC 6407 encodes:
- a CDS encoding DUF4351 domain-containing protein: MLAQVAQEVAKIEPIDERRNLLTCADILAGLRFERDLIRQLFRNDLMRESVTYQAILEEGLERGVQQGVQQGIQQGIPQGKQEEALSLIMRLLTRRLGAIAPELQTQIQSLSLTELEELAEALLDFSQLTDLTTWLERQNQ